GCCAGACCCTGGCCTGCGCTCGCTCACGCTTCCTCGTCCCAGAGATGACGGGTCTTGGGCGGGTGCTGATGGTCGATCACACGGATCACGTTGTGCTCATAGGACTTGCCTCCGTCGACGTCCTCCAAGACGGTCGTCGAGAGTTGGACCACGAGCTTGTCCCCTTCGGCGAACGCGATCTCGCCGGCTGCCACACGCTCAACAAAGCGCTGGTCCTCGATCCTCACCCACGCCGACTGCCCGCGGAGGAGGACTCGCCACTTCTCTGACGGATCCAGAGCCACTGCACGGATGTCGAGTGTGGCGTCGTCGAGGTAGGTATCGATCTGCACAGGGTCGCCAATGACCTCAAAGGCACCGATGTCGCCAGCCTCAACAGAGGTCTCGCGTTGAGTGCCGATGCGGGCTCGGATGCGGCGAATGCCTCCGCGAGCCGGCTGTATCCAACGAAGAAGGGCCATGCGAATCGGGCGCGATGTCAGGGCGTCGCTGACCCGCCGTGACACCACCTCCGCGGTCCCGTCCGGCCACTCGATCTCGACCTCATCTTGGGCCAGTGCCGTCTTTCGTACTGGCCAACCCTTGCGTCGCTTGACTTCTTCGACAACGAGGTAGAACGTAGATGCCAGCGTGGCCAGTCCTGTTGTGAGCTGGAAGGCGTCTGCGGATGCCAGTTGATGGGCCAGCCCACCAGAGCTATGTGCAAGCGTGATTTCGGCAATAAACGAGCCGTCCCGGGTCGTCCGGATCCGCACCTCGATATCTGGGTGATCTGGGGACTGCTGGCGCTGCAGTTCCTGCACGGCTTCGGTGAATCCCAACAGGGACTCGCTGAAGTCGGTGACGTTCATGGAACCGTCGGTAACCGCATCGCCTTCATACCGAAGTTCCGCTGGTAGCTCAGCCATCTGGTGTTTCCAGTCCTACGTGGCGCGCCCTGGGGACGTTTCACTCCGGGAGCGCAGGCGATTGCCGTACTTCTTGAGTCGGCAAGTAGCAAGTCGACCTGAGCGCGGCCGCTCCCCGCCGACATCTTCGACGGGCATCCCGGAGCGTGGATTCGCGGAGTCTGATTATGCGGATATCAGCCCTGTGGCAGGCCTACGCCACCCGGCGCCGATCGCACCCCACGGCTTCAGCGTTGAAGGACTCCCCAACGACATCCGCATCCACCTCGCCATACTCCCAGGGGACCAAACCCTCTACCCACTCCACACCATCCCGGCCGGCGAGTACACCGTCCACTGCGGCGTCGTCGGCCACCGAGAAGCCGGCATGGAAACCCCTTCTGGTCGCCCGAGGACCAGCGCCGCATCGACCGTCCGAGAGGCGATGGTGTCGACCACGGCGGTGTCGTCAGATCTAGGCACGGGTCGTGATTGTGTGTCATCAATGGATGGCAACGCTTCACCAGCGCATCCGCGGTGTCCGCCGGAGTCACAGTTGTCAGGTCCACGCCCCAGCTAACCCCGGCGCTGGCTTGAAGCGACTGCCTGGGAACTGCCGGCTACTGGCTACACCGGTTTGCCGAACGACTGACCCAGTAGCGATACGTCCGTCGCGATACGCTGACCGTCGTGATGCAGCGTCTCTCGGATGCCGGCTCGTGCCTCCTGGCTGCTGTTGTCGCGCATGCGGCGACGGGATTCGTCGTTCACGTGCTGCATCTGGATAGGGACCATCCTTCCCACCGCGTGCACGTTCCCCTTGCGGTAGCGGCTGCGGCACTACTCGTCGCAAACGTCGTCTGGCGGGAGCAGGGCACTCGAACCGAAAGAACTCTCGGCTCTTTGGGACCCAAGTCGCTTGTTCTGGGCGGATACTTGCTGCTCGAAGCTGGATTGATAGGTGGATTCGGTTCGCATCTGTTGCTTGATCCTTGGCTTCTTCTGACGCCTGTTGGTGTGCTGCTGGCCCACTTGAGTACAACGGCTGTGGGCACAGCGATCCTGACACTTGCTGTGGGGTTGATTGACAGCGTCCCCTGTCTGCAGGGGAGGGCACGTCGACCGAGCGTGGCAAGGAACCGCCGGTGGGTTCGCCACACTCTCTCCTCCGGGCTCCTGAGTCGAGGGCCGCCGCCCCGACGTACTGCCTGACGAGACCGCGACTAGCGGCCCTCCTTGGGCAGGCTGGGGCGGCTGCATGGCCAGTGAGGCGCGTTGTTGCGGCCGTGCGAGGGCTGGCTACCGGAGACGCCAGGAGTTGGGGGACGCCCATGATACGTACGCCTGTGCGGGTCTTGGACTACTCGGAAAGCGGCAAGGCCGCCACGGCCGACGACTCGCGCGACTGCGTGGCGGCTGAGCCTGCGGCGAGCGATATGACACTAGATGACGACCTGGAAAGGCAAACCATGGACGACAATCAATCACCCCGTAGCGTGACCAAGCGCGAACGGCAGAAGCTCAGACGACAGGAGCGTCTGGAACGCGAACGGGAGAACGCCACGCGGGAAGCACGCCGCCGATGGCTGACTACAGGAGTCATGGTCGTTGTGGGCACAGCCGCAGCAGGCTTCCTGATCGTCAGCGGCATACGTAGTGTCGTCCCGGGCGCGGAGCCGGAAGGGACGACAGACGTTGCGGCGGAAGATCGGACGCATACCGAGGAGGAAGTTGACTACCCGACCACCCCTGCGGCCGGCGGCCCGCACTCCCCGGTGTGGCAGAACTGCGGCTTCTACGATGAACCAGTCGGTGAGGAAAACGCCGTGCATTCCTTGGAGCATGGTGCCGTCTGGCTCACCTTCGATCCAGACCTTGCCGATGACCAGGTGTCGACACTGCAGGACCTGGCCGGTGGCTACGTGTTGGTATCTCCCGCTGACGAAGAACTCCCGTCTCCCGTGGTCGC
The sequence above is a segment of the Euzebya tangerina genome. Coding sequences within it:
- a CDS encoding DUF3105 domain-containing protein gives rise to the protein MDYSESGKAATADDSRDCVAAEPAASDMTLDDDLERQTMDDNQSPRSVTKRERQKLRRQERLERERENATREARRRWLTTGVMVVVGTAAAGFLIVSGIRSVVPGAEPEGTTDVAAEDRTHTEEEVDYPTTPAAGGPHSPVWQNCGFYDEPVGEENAVHSLEHGAVWLTFDPDLADDQVSTLQDLAGGYVLVSPADEELPSPVVASAWGKQLTLDGADDPRIEAFIRAFEQGPQTPEPGAVCTRGIGEPV